In Apostichopus japonicus isolate 1M-3 chromosome 3, ASM3797524v1, whole genome shotgun sequence, a single genomic region encodes these proteins:
- the LOC139965528 gene encoding small ribosomal subunit protein uS17m-like, producing the protein MASHSSRILLGQVVQSKLRDAAKVQITRLVLDEYVMQYFPNKSKVFAFDPKKVTKVGDIVLVKELEAKRTAFITHKIEKIIYSVGNVRDPITGRRCDSKSYWDEDERKKLFEKEPEEKTGLDETFAEKRSVYEDDRMKEPIMSLDRKDWKI; encoded by the exons ATGGCAAGTCATTCGTCTCGAATCCTCCTTGGTCAGGTTGTTCAATCCAAATTACGTGATGCAGCAAAGGTTCAAATTACACGACTTGTGCTGGATGAGTATGTCATGCAA TATTTCCCGAATAAATCAAAGGTGTTCGCATTTGATCCTAAGAAAGTTACCAAAGTCGGAGATATTGTCCTCGTGAAAGAGTTAGAAGCTAAACGGACAGCTTTCATCACACATAAAATAGAGAAAATCATTTACAGTGTTGGAAATGTAAGGGACCCAATAACTGGCAGAAGATGTGACAGTAAATCGTACTGGGATGAGGACGAACGAAAGAAGCTGTTTGAAAAGGAGCCGGAGGAGAAGACAGGATTAGATGAGACTTTTGCAGAGAAGAGAAGTGTTTACGAAGATGACAGAATGAAAGAACCAATCATGAGCTTAGACAGGAAGGACTGGAAGATTTAA